A single genomic interval of Megalobrama amblycephala isolate DHTTF-2021 linkage group LG15, ASM1881202v1, whole genome shotgun sequence harbors:
- the sh3gl3b gene encoding endophilin-A3b isoform X2, with translation MSVAGLKKQFHKASQLLKEKINGVEGTKLDDEFLNMERKTDITHKMILDLVPKTVGYLQPNPAYRAKLSMLNTVSKMRGQVKAGGYPQTEGILGDCMLHYGNELGAESGFGYALLEMGEALKQVAQARDCMDVRVKRTFIDPLQSLQQKELKEIGYHLRKLEGRRLDFDYKKRRKGKISDSEIKKAFEKFEESKELAERSMLNLLERDAQRLQHLSGLLGAVIDYHRQSCQILENLRSNLQSRITDASNQPKREFASKSVASTVCYTDTYGFSTCSSDAQVVVHPPDKVTIKSQTTDMPTSNNDSSPPLDQPCCRALYSFQPENQGELGFKEGDVIILTSQIDENWCEGMNRGESGLFPMNYVKVLVPLPQ, from the exons ATGTCAGTGGCCGGATTGAAGAAACAGTTTCACAAAGCAAGTCAG TTGCTAAAGGAAAAGATCAATGGAGTTGAAGGAACAAAACTGGATGATGAATTCCTCAACATGGAAAGG AAAACTGATATTACCCACAAAATGATTCTCGACCTTGTTCCAAAAACTGTAGGATATCTTCAGCCAAACCCag CATACAGAGCAAAGCTCAGCATGCTCAACACAGTGTCCAAAATGCGTGGGCAGGTGAAGGCTGGTGGCTATCCACAGACAGAGGGCATTCTAGGAGATTGCATGTTGCACTATGGCAATGAGCTTGGAGCTGAGTCTGGTTTTG GTTATGCTCTGCTTGAAATGGGAGAGGCGTTGAAACAAGTAGCGCAGGCAAGAGACTGTATGGATGTGCGAGTGAAAAGAACCTTCATTGATCCTCTGCAGTCCCTGCAGCAAAAAGAGCTGAAGGAAATTGGG TATCATCTGAGAAAACTTGAAGGTCGCCGTCTAGATTTTGACTACAAGAAGAGACGTAAAGGAAAGATTTCAGACTCTGAAATTAAGAAAGCTTTCGAAAAGTTTGAAGAATCCAAAGAACTGGCTGAGAGAAGCATGTTAAATCTCCTAGAGAGAGAT gcACAACGGCTGCAACACCTCTCAGGTCTTTTAGGAGCAGTAATAGACTACCACCGCCAGTCATGCCAGATTCTAGAAAATCTCAGGAGCAATTTGCAGAGCAG GATAACAGATGCAAGCAATCAACCCAAAAGGGAATTTGCATCTAAATCAGTTGCGAGCACGGTTTGCTACACAGATACTTATGGATTTTCCACATGCTCATCAG ATGCCCAGGTTGTGGTTCACCCTCCTGATAAAGTCACCATTAAATCTCAAACAACAGACATGCCAACCAGCAACA ATGATAGCTCTCCCCCCTTGGACCAGCCTTGCTGTCGGGCACTTTACAGTTTCCAGCCAGAAAACCAGGGAGAGCTGGGCTTTAAGGAGGGTGACGTCATCATTCTGACCAGCCAGATTGATGAAAACTGGTGTGAGGGTATGAACAGAGGGGAGTCTGGATTATTTCCCATGAACTACGTCAAAGTCCTTGTACCTCTGCCACAAT
- the sh3gl3b gene encoding endophilin-A3b isoform X1 produces MSVAGLKKQFHKASQLLKEKINGVEGTKLDDEFLNMERKTDITHKMILDLVPKTVGYLQPNPAYRAKLSMLNTVSKMRGQVKAGGYPQTEGILGDCMLHYGNELGAESGFGYALLEMGEALKQVAQARDCMDVRVKRTFIDPLQSLQQKELKEIGYHLRKLEGRRLDFDYKKRRKGKISDSEIKKAFEKFEESKELAERSMLNLLERDAQRLQHLSGLLGAVIDYHRQSCQILENLRSNLQSRITDASNQPKREFASKSVASTVCYTDTYGFSTCSSDTEITEALSEKYAQVVVHPPDKVTIKSQTTDMPTSNNDSSPPLDQPCCRALYSFQPENQGELGFKEGDVIILTSQIDENWCEGMNRGESGLFPMNYVKVLVPLPQ; encoded by the exons ATGTCAGTGGCCGGATTGAAGAAACAGTTTCACAAAGCAAGTCAG TTGCTAAAGGAAAAGATCAATGGAGTTGAAGGAACAAAACTGGATGATGAATTCCTCAACATGGAAAGG AAAACTGATATTACCCACAAAATGATTCTCGACCTTGTTCCAAAAACTGTAGGATATCTTCAGCCAAACCCag CATACAGAGCAAAGCTCAGCATGCTCAACACAGTGTCCAAAATGCGTGGGCAGGTGAAGGCTGGTGGCTATCCACAGACAGAGGGCATTCTAGGAGATTGCATGTTGCACTATGGCAATGAGCTTGGAGCTGAGTCTGGTTTTG GTTATGCTCTGCTTGAAATGGGAGAGGCGTTGAAACAAGTAGCGCAGGCAAGAGACTGTATGGATGTGCGAGTGAAAAGAACCTTCATTGATCCTCTGCAGTCCCTGCAGCAAAAAGAGCTGAAGGAAATTGGG TATCATCTGAGAAAACTTGAAGGTCGCCGTCTAGATTTTGACTACAAGAAGAGACGTAAAGGAAAGATTTCAGACTCTGAAATTAAGAAAGCTTTCGAAAAGTTTGAAGAATCCAAAGAACTGGCTGAGAGAAGCATGTTAAATCTCCTAGAGAGAGAT gcACAACGGCTGCAACACCTCTCAGGTCTTTTAGGAGCAGTAATAGACTACCACCGCCAGTCATGCCAGATTCTAGAAAATCTCAGGAGCAATTTGCAGAGCAG GATAACAGATGCAAGCAATCAACCCAAAAGGGAATTTGCATCTAAATCAGTTGCGAGCACGGTTTGCTACACAGATACTTATGGATTTTCCACATGCTCATCAG ATACTGAGATCACTGAAGCTTTGAGTGAAAAAT ATGCCCAGGTTGTGGTTCACCCTCCTGATAAAGTCACCATTAAATCTCAAACAACAGACATGCCAACCAGCAACA ATGATAGCTCTCCCCCCTTGGACCAGCCTTGCTGTCGGGCACTTTACAGTTTCCAGCCAGAAAACCAGGGAGAGCTGGGCTTTAAGGAGGGTGACGTCATCATTCTGACCAGCCAGATTGATGAAAACTGGTGTGAGGGTATGAACAGAGGGGAGTCTGGATTATTTCCCATGAACTACGTCAAAGTCCTTGTACCTCTGCCACAAT